Sequence from the Meiothermus sp. CFH 77666 genome:
TTCAATAGCCCCGACCCTCGAGGGGTGGCGGCCCAACAGGGCGGCGGCTTTGCGTACCGTGAGACCGGACTGGGCTCGGGCCCTCACCAAAAGCTGGGCCAGGGTTCGGGCCGCGAGGTCTTGCTCGAGGCGGCTCTGCTCACGCCGCCCAAACTTGACCCAGAGCCCTTGATCCAGGGCCACAGACTCGTCTGTCTGCACCACCCGCTCAGGTTTTCCCATTATCTTGTTCAGGCGTGGGTCTTTGTATGGCTTCATCGGGTTTCACCACCTTGCCTTCTAGGCCTTGGCACCAGGCGGGCCGTGCCCTTCTCTACCGCCTCGGCCACCTCCAGGGTGTCTATAAGCAGGGCTTCGGTCGCCAGGTCTTCTTGTTTTATCTCGGCGCGTACCAGCACATAGCCGTCCTGGTTTAGGCGAAAGAAGTAGACTCGAGCCCACCGTGAACTGTTCGGGCCTTGAGTTCGTAGAGGATGTCCCCCAGGTGCTTGACATAGCGGCTGTCTCTTCCGTGGGCCCGCAGATCGTCAATCATCTCGATGATTTTGGAGACGCTGGCGTTTTGACCGGCCTGGTTCATGGCAATCAGGTCTTCGTACAGGAGGGGGCGTTCAGTTTTCCGCTTCGGATGGAATGCGACGAAAACCCGGGCCACTTGTCTATAATACTATAGACTTAGTGCTCTGGTAACTTTATTTTCCCGAACGCAGCGAAGCGAAGTGAG
This genomic interval carries:
- a CDS encoding helix-turn-helix transcriptional regulator, with translation MKPYKDPRLNKIMGKPERVVQTDESVALDQGLWVKFGRREQSRLEQDLAARTLAQLLVRARAQSGLTVRKAAALLGRHPSRVGAIEQGSPALAFRTFVAYAHSLGYDIEIKLIPTDPSRTPLTAVLPSEPVATEPTPSTAR